Proteins from a genomic interval of Quercus lobata isolate SW786 chromosome 11, ValleyOak3.0 Primary Assembly, whole genome shotgun sequence:
- the LOC115969278 gene encoding transcription factor bHLH146-like yields the protein MDWQLSKRRRVYSLEPNEKVSALFARKYVNHLVPALRKINQLSSAKNGVYEVEKIVRHEVDMAMVSSAEEFAWSRALKQKLQRNTVNAGGFQNSSFHHLTSLNCNFTCGQKSNCIIDEKGCDSSSLPPVSKALIPMKFSQNPNSKPEIKKPIRARRLLLPLKEENIEENEEEKISCQLKKLRNILPGGNEMGVDVLLTELGSYITCLELQVNVLQCLGQTH from the coding sequence ATGGACTGGCAACTGAGTAAAAGAAGACGTGTTTATTCCCTTGAACCAAACGAAAAAGTAAGTGCCTTGTTTGCAAGAAAATATGTCAATCACTTAGTACCAGCTCTGAGGAAGATCAACCAATTGTCTTCAGCCAAAAATGGTGTGTATGAAGTGGAGAAAATTGTTCGACATGAGGTGGACATGGCAATGGTATCGTCCGCCGAAGAATTTGCATGGAGTCGTGCCTTGAAACAAAAGCTTCAAAGAAATACTGTCAATGCAGGTGGATTCCAAAACTCTTCCTTTCATCATCTAACATCTTTAAACTGTAATTTCACTTGTGGGCAGAAGAGCAATTGCATTATTGATGAAAAGGGTTGTGACAGTTCATCACTGCCTCCTGTTTCTAAAGCATTGATCCCAATGAAATTTTCTCAAAACCCTAATAGCAAACCGGAAATTAAGAAGCCCATTAGGGCTAGGAGACTACTTTTGCCACTAAAGGAAGAGAATATAGAGGAAAATGAAGAGGAGAAGATTAGCTGCCAGTTGAAGAAACTGAGAAACATTTTACCAGGTGGAAATGAGATGGGTGTTGATGTATTGCTCACAGAACTGGGAAGCTATATAACCTGTCTTGAGTTGCAGGTAAATGTACTTCAGTGTCTAGGCCAAACGCACTGA